A window from Onychostoma macrolepis isolate SWU-2019 chromosome 07, ASM1243209v1, whole genome shotgun sequence encodes these proteins:
- the zfta gene encoding zinc finger translocation-associated protein isoform X1: MDEAESKESVHKAEQTESRSLIIKAEEEEATPQRGHLGDLSAGQEDMTNGLTSHNSQDVPVTSVCSPGTSYWCVSENADSPFLLSPIPGPSTKDPPPSKHTPGRDHRRYYHEYWRSEYLMDFDPQRQGMICMVCGSSLATLKLSTIKRHINQKHPYSLLWTESDKDVIRSGWESHLNRENSQPVCPDPDVFPESQEILDVNRHSTGKPSGSISPVLQAQSGINRATPSPPASSVQELPGPTAQVMERYLNDSLHAWFRQEFLMEYQAEEGRLVCMVCSCLLPSLHLDHIKSHMLDLHPNSLLYSAEEKHSILQTWAKTHGEESHSLQPQIKSEQHTKEINLDGSASFIPLNMDPIQGNLMDYTRGDESPSDTGQRPQSLPYYPRKRRLKYGSPWRLRLDYLVAYGPPENPLCYCMVCSEHLPVPRVSNFRKHIQECHPETSSLSRSERDAVVSAWIKEEKIDKATPKEDAPQSGPVTANAAGDTQVSPVKTTEQGGETEDNNSTNITPSTQMPGRHRHYPGKDQRRNYQARWKMDFLMDYDCRKHGLICMVCGATLATLKVSTIKRHILQVHPHSLDYNPEERQLVLLCYNQISAHFHSDDCFSGSNHGHKENANGNAYVNTECTTSQST, translated from the exons ATGGATGAAGCGGAGTCCAAAGAGTCGGTGCACAAAGCTGAGCAGACAGAATCTCGCtcattaataataaaagctgaGGAAGAGGAGGCGACACCGCAGCGGGGACACTTGGGGGACCTCTCAGCAG GTCAAGAGGACATGACCAATGGTCTCACATCTCATAACAGCCAGGATGTCCCTGTCACCTCTGTATGCTCCCCAGGCACCAGTTACTGGTGTGTCTCTGAGAATGCAGACTCTCCTTTCCTTCTGTCTCCAATCCCAGGACCATCTACGAAGGACCCCCCTCCATCAAAGCACACACCTGGCCGAGACCACCGGCGCTATTACCATGAGTACTGGCGCAGCGAGTACCTCATGGACTTCGACCCACAGAGACAAGGGATGATCTGCATGGTGTGTGGCAGTTCACTGGCCACCCTGAAGTTAAGCACCATCAAGAGGCACATCAATCAGAAGCATCCATACTCGCTGCTGTGGACCGAGTCCGATAAAGATGTGATCCGGTCGGGATGGGAGAGTCATTTGAATCGAGAAAACAGCCAGCCGGTATGTCCTGATCCAGATGTTTTTCCAGAGTCACAGGAGATTCTGGATGTTAACAGGCACTCCACAG GCAAGCCTAGTGGTTCCATCTCTCCAGTACTTCAGGCCCAGTCTGGCATTAACAGGGCCACACCATCCCCTCCGGCCTCCTCGGTCCAGGAGCTCCCAGGCCCCACAGCTCAGGTGATGGAGCGCTACCTGAACGACTCGCTGCACGCCTGGTTCCGCCAGGAGTTCTTGATGGAATACCAGGCAGAGGAGGGTCGTCTAGTATGCATGGTATGCAGCTGTCTGTTGCCTTCGCTGCACCTGGATCACATCAAAAGTCACATGTTGGATCTGCACCCAAACTCTCTGCTGTACAGCGCTGAGGAAAAGCACTCAATCCTGCAGACCTGGGCTAAGACTCACGGTGAGG AATCCCACTCTTTACAACCTCAAATCAAATCGGAACAACATACCAAAGAAATAAACTTAGATGGTTCAGCCTCGTTTATCCCTCTGAACATGGATCCAATTCAGGGAAACTTGATGGACTACACAAGAGGAGATGAGAGTCCATCAGACACTGGCCAGAGACCCCAGTCCTTACCTTACTATCCCAGAAAGAGAAGACTGAAATATGGCAGCCCCTGGCGTCTCCGCCTGGATTATTTAGTGGCATACGGTCCTCCAGAAAACCCGCTCTGCTACTGTATGGTGTGTTCTGAACACCTGCCTGTGCCGAGGGTCAGCAACTTCCGCAAGCACATCCAGGAGTGCCATCCGGAGACAAGCAGCCTCAGCCGAAGTGAGAGAGATGCTGTGGTCAGCGCCTGGATAAAGGAGGAGAAAATCGACAAAGCTACACCGAAAGAGGATG CCCCACAAAGTGGCCCTGTCACTGCAAATGCTGCTGGTGACACGCAGGTGTCTCCTGTGAAAACCACAGAGCAAGGAGGTGAGACAGAAGACAATAATAGCACAAATATCACACCATCAACACAGATGCCAGGACGGCACAGGCACTACCCGGGGAAGGACCAGCGGCGCAATTACCAGGCCCGCTGGAAGATGGATTTCCTGATGGACTACGACTGCAGGAAGCACGGATTGATCTGCATGGTGTGTGGTGCTACGCTCGCAACGCTAAAGGTCAGCACCATCAAGAGACACATCCTTCAAGTGCACCCTCATTCGCTGGACTACAACCCAGAGGAGAGACAGCTGGTCCTGCTTTGCTACAACCAGATCTCAGCGCACTTTCATTCAGATGACTGTTTTTCAGGTTCGAACCACGGCCATAAAGAGAATGCTAACGGTAATGCTTATGTTAATACCGAATGCACTACGAGCCAGAGCACTTAA
- the zfta gene encoding zinc finger translocation-associated protein isoform X2 yields the protein MDEAESKESVHKAEQTESRSLIIKAEEEEATPQRGHLGDLSAGQEDMTNGLTSHNSQDVPVTSVCSPGTSYWCVSENADSPFLLSPIPGPSTKDPPPSKHTPGRDHRRYYHEYWRSEYLMDFDPQRQGMICMVCGSSLATLKLSTIKRHINQKHPYSLLWTESDKDVIRSGWESHLNRENSQPVCPDPDVFPESQEILDVNRHSTGKPSGSISPVLQAQSGINRATPSPPASSVQELPGPTAQVMERYLNDSLHAWFRQEFLMEYQAEEGRLVCMVCSCLLPSLHLDHIKSHMLDLHPNSLLYSAEEKHSILQTWAKTHESHSLQPQIKSEQHTKEINLDGSASFIPLNMDPIQGNLMDYTRGDESPSDTGQRPQSLPYYPRKRRLKYGSPWRLRLDYLVAYGPPENPLCYCMVCSEHLPVPRVSNFRKHIQECHPETSSLSRSERDAVVSAWIKEEKIDKATPKEDAPQSGPVTANAAGDTQVSPVKTTEQGGETEDNNSTNITPSTQMPGRHRHYPGKDQRRNYQARWKMDFLMDYDCRKHGLICMVCGATLATLKVSTIKRHILQVHPHSLDYNPEERQLVLLCYNQISAHFHSDDCFSGSNHGHKENANGNAYVNTECTTSQST from the exons ATGGATGAAGCGGAGTCCAAAGAGTCGGTGCACAAAGCTGAGCAGACAGAATCTCGCtcattaataataaaagctgaGGAAGAGGAGGCGACACCGCAGCGGGGACACTTGGGGGACCTCTCAGCAG GTCAAGAGGACATGACCAATGGTCTCACATCTCATAACAGCCAGGATGTCCCTGTCACCTCTGTATGCTCCCCAGGCACCAGTTACTGGTGTGTCTCTGAGAATGCAGACTCTCCTTTCCTTCTGTCTCCAATCCCAGGACCATCTACGAAGGACCCCCCTCCATCAAAGCACACACCTGGCCGAGACCACCGGCGCTATTACCATGAGTACTGGCGCAGCGAGTACCTCATGGACTTCGACCCACAGAGACAAGGGATGATCTGCATGGTGTGTGGCAGTTCACTGGCCACCCTGAAGTTAAGCACCATCAAGAGGCACATCAATCAGAAGCATCCATACTCGCTGCTGTGGACCGAGTCCGATAAAGATGTGATCCGGTCGGGATGGGAGAGTCATTTGAATCGAGAAAACAGCCAGCCGGTATGTCCTGATCCAGATGTTTTTCCAGAGTCACAGGAGATTCTGGATGTTAACAGGCACTCCACAG GCAAGCCTAGTGGTTCCATCTCTCCAGTACTTCAGGCCCAGTCTGGCATTAACAGGGCCACACCATCCCCTCCGGCCTCCTCGGTCCAGGAGCTCCCAGGCCCCACAGCTCAGGTGATGGAGCGCTACCTGAACGACTCGCTGCACGCCTGGTTCCGCCAGGAGTTCTTGATGGAATACCAGGCAGAGGAGGGTCGTCTAGTATGCATGGTATGCAGCTGTCTGTTGCCTTCGCTGCACCTGGATCACATCAAAAGTCACATGTTGGATCTGCACCCAAACTCTCTGCTGTACAGCGCTGAGGAAAAGCACTCAATCCTGCAGACCTGGGCTAAGACTCACG AATCCCACTCTTTACAACCTCAAATCAAATCGGAACAACATACCAAAGAAATAAACTTAGATGGTTCAGCCTCGTTTATCCCTCTGAACATGGATCCAATTCAGGGAAACTTGATGGACTACACAAGAGGAGATGAGAGTCCATCAGACACTGGCCAGAGACCCCAGTCCTTACCTTACTATCCCAGAAAGAGAAGACTGAAATATGGCAGCCCCTGGCGTCTCCGCCTGGATTATTTAGTGGCATACGGTCCTCCAGAAAACCCGCTCTGCTACTGTATGGTGTGTTCTGAACACCTGCCTGTGCCGAGGGTCAGCAACTTCCGCAAGCACATCCAGGAGTGCCATCCGGAGACAAGCAGCCTCAGCCGAAGTGAGAGAGATGCTGTGGTCAGCGCCTGGATAAAGGAGGAGAAAATCGACAAAGCTACACCGAAAGAGGATG CCCCACAAAGTGGCCCTGTCACTGCAAATGCTGCTGGTGACACGCAGGTGTCTCCTGTGAAAACCACAGAGCAAGGAGGTGAGACAGAAGACAATAATAGCACAAATATCACACCATCAACACAGATGCCAGGACGGCACAGGCACTACCCGGGGAAGGACCAGCGGCGCAATTACCAGGCCCGCTGGAAGATGGATTTCCTGATGGACTACGACTGCAGGAAGCACGGATTGATCTGCATGGTGTGTGGTGCTACGCTCGCAACGCTAAAGGTCAGCACCATCAAGAGACACATCCTTCAAGTGCACCCTCATTCGCTGGACTACAACCCAGAGGAGAGACAGCTGGTCCTGCTTTGCTACAACCAGATCTCAGCGCACTTTCATTCAGATGACTGTTTTTCAGGTTCGAACCACGGCCATAAAGAGAATGCTAACGGTAATGCTTATGTTAATACCGAATGCACTACGAGCCAGAGCACTTAA
- the rtn3 gene encoding reticulon-3 isoform X1, translating into MADPMTQSSQISSSQGLNDGHSASSKDSKFSDSFFSSPVSLIQSPQDKRVVLGSDKPSENLATSPRFSSQSSSFSPVAYGIDSSGSPADNIDRTFKEKRELFDSSFGSQKQDSPVKTSPVSERIKALEALAAKQNDFDRSDGGFPHFKERHYEKSPTESHGISSRLSFQKRTTSNEQESSELPFQKRKMSNEQESPESPFQKRTMSNEQESPESPFQKRTMSNEQESPESPFQKRTMSIEQESPFQKRTMSNEQESPESPFQKRTMSNEKESPDSPFEVLGEERRGSDFEDTADWMRAHLPPAPDFNIEDPDLDEGNDSPMVQESPSKVMKPNNVDTAEVPESFAGVPDQFMDSPIKVPDDIIQSKDDDSKQSKQESVEEDSEFDLNFLPTAYMWDKQEKADMSTQGYQIFPDNQELPFSPAPPADFESPSPPVSQQTEPSSTQHSSVSKGNLEPAEIQEVDSSGESDDTVIEETMSIPTVGNNDLDTKTHKEEETVPITEKQPMQVPIINVIETEEQVLSDDEEPLEMEAEEEEEDEKCQILQGDGKRSPEQHDTEVPEQVSVETLHDDHKPDHGISSPTNQNDSDAERSPEHKVIEDDYESGIFLQSSPDSGGLNSEDSQELMPQNLVTFEPLKESSLDKDLDKTAEILSDLPPDISSPSNEPSDVETYLDHYASEELALKDQLNSSYFKESKSEKTELSKSSCPQDNQNTNVQESFEHIPDDFNETPNECRLDYESVPEPSLSDPSSDIPDDIETVVPQNEMPSVDSEDQKSSVEIKSSVLQEQEELPVQSVDPQPPVQENPLAPFPSFHNEQSSKISEDISGPVANEVTEGSVITKSEPRVVPTKDLLDRPDSPETLSDTETFEPECSVTAATDSFVEFMRECLKSRQDEEPEVLSPGHKTIDQNPKSDAPASTQSSPAMIMDLEQERLTISALKELGSSQEDEDKDIPTMKTVLKPDNAPFPTPTPRPEASVTSSSHTLQNKYQPDALLPKEVEAIDIWVAEAYHLAEHVLTAILTHLTVNDLVHWRDPKKSGVVFGVSLLLLLSLAAFSVISVVSYLLLALLCVTISFRIYKSVIQAVQKSSDGHPFKALMEKDVSVPPETFRKHVDSCLTHVNRVLKKMSRLFLVEDLVDSLKLAVVMWLLTYVGAVFNGITILILADILLFSVPPIYEKNKTQIDRYIDIARTQVNTTIAKLQEKLPGAMKRCKAE; encoded by the exons ACAAAAGAGTGGTACTGGGCTCTGACAAACCTTCAGAAAATTTGGCCACATCTCCTCGCTTTTCTTCTCAGTCAAGTTCCTTTTCGCCAGTTGCTTATGGAATCGACTCCTCAGGATCACCTGCTGACAACATAGATCGTACCTTCAAAGAGAAACGGGAGCTTTTTGATTCATCTTTTGGCTCTCAAAAGCAGGACTCCCCTGTAAAGACATCACCAGTGTCTGAGAGAATCAAAGCACTAGAAGCTTTAGCTGCAAAGCAGAATGATTTTGATAGAAGTGATGGGGGGTTTCCACATTTTAAAGAGCGTCACTATGAGAAGTCCCCTACTGAATCACATGGAATTTCCTCCCGCTTGTCCTTTCAGAAAAGGACAACATCAAATGAGCAGGAATCTTCAGAATTACCTTTCCAGAAAAGGAAAATGTCAAATGAGCAGGAATCTCCCGAATCACCCTTTCAGAAAAGGACCATGTCAAATGAACAGGAATCTCCAGAATCGCCCTTTCAGAAAAGGACCATGTCAAATGAACAGGAATCTCCAGAATCGCCCTTTCAGAAAAGGACCATGTCCATTGAACAGGAATCGCCCTTTCAGAAAAGGACCATGTCAAATGAGCAGGAATCTCCAGAATCGCCCTTTCAGAAAAGGACCATGTCAAATGAGAAGGAATCTCCAGATTCACCCTTTGAAGTGCTTGGAGAGGAAAGGCGTGGAAGTGACTTTGAGGACACCGCTGACTGGATGAGAGCTCACTTACCTCCAGCACCAGATTTCAACATTGAAGATCCTGATCTTGATGAGGGAAATGATTCTCCCATGGTGCAAGAGAGCCCATCCAAAGTGATGAAACCAAACAATGTTGATACAGCAGAAGTTCCAGAATCTTTTGCAGGAGTTCCTGATCAGTTTATGGACAGTCCCATCAAAGTGCCAGATGACATCATTCAGTCAAAGGATGATGACAGCAAGCAATCAAAACAAGAGAGTGTTGAGGAAGATTCTGAATTTGACCTGAACTTTTTACCAACAGCCTATATGTGGGATAAACAAGAGAAAGCTGATATGAGCACTCAAGGCTATCAGATATTCCCTGACAATCAAGAGCTTCCTTTCTCCCCTGCTCCTCCTGCAGATTTTGAGTCTCCATCACCCCCTGTGTCCCAACAGACGGAGCCTAGTTCTACACAACATTCCAGTGTTTCAAAGGGAAACTTGGAGCCTGCTGAAATCCAAGAGGTAGACAGCTCTGGGGAGTCAGATGATACTGTGATTGAGGAAACCATGAGCATCCCAACAGTGGGAAACAATGACCTTGACACCAAAACCCACAAGGAAGAGGAGACTGTTCCAATCACTGAAAAACAGCCAATGCAGGTACctattattaatgtaattgaAACCGAGGAACAAGTTTTAAGTGATGATGAGGAACCACTTGAGATGGAAgcagaagaggaggaggaggatgaaaaGTGTCAGATATTGCAAGGTGACGGCAAAAGGTCACCAGAGCAACATGACACAGAGGTTCCAGAACAAGTATCTGTGGAAACTCTACATGATGACCATAAACCTGACCATGGCATTTCATCTCCTACAAATCAAAATGACTCTGATGCTGAGCGCTCTCCTGAACACAAGGTGATTGAAGATGATTATGAAAGTGGCATTTTTCTCCAGTCCTCTCCGGACTCTGGAGGCCTGAATTCAGAGGACTCTCAAGAGCTTATGCCTCAGAATTTAGTGACCTTTGAACCCCTTAAAGAGTCATCCCTTGATAAAGACCTAGACAAGACTGCAGAAATACTTTCTGACCTTCCCCCTGACATCAGTTCCCCCTCAAATGAGCCCAGTGATGTAGAGACTTACCTGGATCATTACGCCAGTGAAGAGCTTGCTTTAAAAGACCAGCTGAATTCATCATATTTTAAGGAAAGTAAAAGTGAGAAAACAGAGCTTTCAAAGTCAAGCTGTCCTCAAGATAATCAAAATACCAATGTTCAGGAATCCTTTGAACATATTCCTGATGATTTCAATGAGACACCCAACGAATGCAGGCTAGACTATGAATCTGTGCCTGAGCCTTCCCTATCTGACCCTTCATCTGATATTCCTGATGATATTGAGACCGTAGTCCCTCAAAACGAAATGCCAAGTGTTGATTCAGAAGATCAAAAGTCATCAGTAGAAATCAAGTCTTCAGTCTTGCAGGAACAGGAGGAGTTGCCAGTCCAGTCCGTTGATCCACAGCCACCAGTTCAAGAGAACCCACTTGCACCATTTCCCTCTTTTCACAATGAGCAGTCTAGCAAAATCAGTGAAGATATTTCTGGCCCTGTGGCAAATGAGGTTACTGAGGGATCGGTGATAACCAAGTCTGAACCTCGAGTTGTGCCCACCAAAGATCTTTTAGATAGACCGGATTCTCCAGAGACCCTAAGTGATACAGAGACGTTTGAACCAGAATGTTCAGTAACAGCAGCGACTGACAGCTTCGTGGAGTTCATGAGGGAGTGTCTTAAGTCACGGCAGGATGAGGAACCTGAGGTCCTCAGTCCCGGACACAAAACTATAGACCAGAATCCCAAATCTGATGCTCCTGCTTCCACTCAATCCTCTCCAGCTATGATCATGGACTTGGAGCAGGAGCGCCTCACAATTTCTGCTTTGAAAGAGCTCGGGAGCAGCCAAGAGGACGAAGACAAGGATATTCCCACTATGAAGACTGTCCTAAAGCCTGATAACGCTCCATTTCCTACACCTACACCTAGACCTGAGGCCTCAGTCACCTCATCTTCTCACACTCTTCAAAACAAGTATCAGCCTGATGCCTTACTTCCCAAAGAGGTAGAGGCAATCGACATTTGGGTAGCAGAGGCCTACCACCTTGCAGAGCATGTCTTGACAGCAATACTAACCCATCTTACAG TGAATGACCTGGTGCACTGGCGGGACCCTAAGAAGTCAGGTGTGGTGTTTGGCGTGTCGCTGCTGTTGCTGCTTTCTCTGGCAGCGTTTAGCGTGATCAGCGTGGTCTCCTACCTGCTGTTGGCCCTGCTCTGTGTCACCATCTCTTTCCGCATCTACAAATCTGTCATCCAGGCTGTGCAGAAGTCCAGCGATGGACATCCCTTCAA GGCTCTGATGGAGAAAGATGTCAGCGTGCCCCCCGAGACCTTTCGCAAGCACGTGGATTCCTGTCTCACCCACGTCAACCGTGTGCTCAAGAAGATGAGCCGCCTCTTTCTGGTCGAGGATCTGGTGGATTCCCTCAAG CTGGCAGTGGTTATGTGGCTGCTGACATATGTTGGAGCGGTCTTCAATGGCATCACTATCCTCATCCTCG CTGACATCCTGCTCTTCAGTGTACCGCCCATTTATGAGAAAAACAAG ACCCAGATTGACCGTTACATTGACATTGCACGCACTCAAGTCAACACTACAATTGCCAA GCTACAAGAGAAACTCCCAGGAGCCATGAAGCGCTGTAAAGCAGAATGA